In the Terriglobus sp. RCC_193 genome, TGAAGGAACTGGGTATGGGCGCGTTCCTCGGCGTGGCGCAGGGTTCCGTGCAACCGCCCGCGCTCATCGTCATGCGCTATAAACCTGCAAAGGTCGCGAACAATAACGTTGTAGCGCTAGTGGGTAAAGGCATCACGTTCGACACGGGTGGTATCTCCATTAAGCCCGCCGATGGCATGGACAAGATGAAGTACGACATGGCTGGTGCCGCTGCCATGATTGGGGCGATGCAGGCGATTGCTGCGTTGAAGCCTGCAGTTGCGGTGATTAGCGTTATCTGCTCTGCGGAGAACATGCCGAGTGGTTCTGCATACAAGCCGGGCGATGTATTGACCGCGATGAGCGGCAAAACCATTGAAGTGATGAACACGGATGCTGAGGGCCGTCTTGTTTTGGCCGACGGTCTGCACTATGCGAAGACGCTGGGCGCAACACACCTGATCAATGCGGCCACGCTGACAGGTGCATGCGTTGTCGCGCTGGGCAAGTTGAACAGCGGTCTGTTCTCCAACGATGATGCAGCGGTTGCATTGTTTCGCAACGCTGCGAATACGACGAACGAAAGTTTCTGGCAACTTCCCTGCACCGACGACTATCGTGAACTGATCAAGAGCGACATTGCCGACATCAGAAATACAGGCATGGATCGCTGGGGTGGTGCGATCACCGCTGCAATGTTCCTGAAGGAATTTGTGGGCGAGACGCCGTGGGTTCACCTGGACATTGCAGGACAGGCCTGGATCGACGATGCGCGTTCCTATATTGCCAAGGGGCCGAGCGGCGTTGCCGTGCGCTCGATCGTGGAATGGGTACGGGTACTGGCGCAATGACCTTGGCGGAGAGCACCGTCCTTGTGGTGGACGACGAACCCGTTTTGCGAATGACCTTCTCTGCTCTGCTGCAGCGCATGGGAGCGCGGGTGCTCGTAGCCTGCGATGGTATTGAAGCATTGCAGATGCAGGACTCACAACGCGTTGACCTGATCCTGACCGACAAGCAGATGCCGAACATGGATGGGATGACGCTGTTGGACAGACTGCGCAAACGCGGCATTCTTACGCCTGCCATTGTGTTTGTGAATAGCGTGCAGCCGGATGATCCGAAGGAGATGGAGCGGCTGGGTGTGGCCCGAACCGTCACCAAGCCGATCCATCCGCAGGATCTGGTACATATGCTGGATGAGGTGTTGGCTTCGATAGCGTCTGTGCGGTAAGAACGCCCCCCACCCGCAAAACTCAGGATGACGAGATTGATGATGCGAGAGGTCAACGCAGTTGTTGGATGCTGCGTTGACCTCTCGTCCGTTACATCGACAACGGCACATCGATACCGAGCCATCCGAGAACGCGTGTGAGTTCACGCGAGGCAACCGCGGCAGTGGCAAGCAACAGCTTCTTCCTGGCGGGATCGGTTTCGTTCAGCACATGGTTGCGGTGGTAGAAGTTGTTGAACTCCTGCGCGAGTTGGAAGGCGAATCGCGCAACAATGGCGGGTTCTGCCGCAGCAATCGCCTGCTCCACAATCGTTGTCACACGCGACAGGATCAACCACATGGCCCACAGGCTGTCGCCCGTTTCGCCTTCAAAGTAAGGCGCGAGATCAACGTCGGCAAGGTCGTTGATGGCGTGGTGTTCCGTGACACCCGCCTTCTTCAGGATGTTCGCGGCACGCACGGCAGAATACTGCACGTAGGGGCCGGTTTCACCTTCGAAGGAAAGCGCATCACGAAAATCAAACGCGATGATAGTGTTGCGTGTGTACTTCAGCATGAAGTAACGCAGAGCACCCACTGCGATCTGTTCTGCAGAACGCTGACGCTGCGACTCGGGGTCTTCCGGATGGCGTGCATCGACTTCTGACTTCGCTGCTGCGATCAGGCGATCGAGAAGATCGTCGGCCTTCACACCGAAGCCTTTGCGACCGCTGACTTCGAGATGCGGCTTTTCCTTGTCGGCATCACTGAGCGCATAACCAAGGTCAATCGCGCAACGCGGTGTAAGCGTGACCATGGCGTAGTTGATATGGGTATAGTTCGCTGCAGCTTCGGTGTAACCCAGCGCGCGCAGACTCTCCACCACGTTGGCCTGCGGATCATTCTGGCGTGAGTCGATCACGTTGTAGATGGCAGCAGCCTGGCCGTAGTGCGGATGCGGAGTTTCGCCGTGCATGGTGCTGATCCAACAGGGATGCGTTTCGTATTCGCGGAAAATTTTGTAGCCGAAATCACGACCGGGTAGAAGGCCAAACTTCCATAGGTGATAGGCAATATCTTTGCCCACATAGGTCACGGTACCGTTGGAACGGATGATGACCTTCGCATCTTCGACCAGGCCTTCGACAACTTCTGCGCTTGGACGACGCATGACCCAGCAGCCCTTGTTCTTGCCTTCTGTTTCCAGATAAAGAACACCGCGCTCCACCATCAACTGACGTGCTGCTTCCCAAAAATGCAGATGCAGGATTTCGCTTTCGCGCGGCAGAAAGTCGTACTCAATGCTGAGACGCTCCATGGTTTCCAGGTGACGCTCCAGAACCGCGGTAGCGACGAGGTCGGCAACCTTTGCGATTTCGTTGTTGCCTTCTTCAATGTGATGGAGCGTGTCCAGGCGCAGCTTCTTGCGTGCTTCTTTCTGATCGGCATCGCTGTCGTACCACTGTGAGACACGCGCATAAAGATCCCACAGGTAATAGTCGACACGTTCGCCGCGCGCGATCAGATCACCGACGAGTGCATCCACATCCGCAGGCGACTTCCCTTCCAGATGCAGCAGACCCACGACGACATCAGCCACCTGCACACCGGTGTTGTCGATGTAGTTCTGCACCACCGTGGGATAGCCAGACTTGTAGGCATCCTTGCGTAGAAGACGCGCGAAGCTGTCTCCCAGAATCGCATTGCGCAGATGACCCACGTGCGCGGCCTTATTCGGGTTGATGCTGGTGTGCTCGACAAGACGAAGGCCTTCGCCGCCAATGTCGGAATGCTCGCCCTTGG is a window encoding:
- a CDS encoding leucyl aminopeptidase, which translates into the protein MNASLQFSNAAEFVTPLLTVFAVDTASKPDVPSLSLLTTEETILAAAAPFLNSGEFKAEAGGTLLLHAPAGLKAQRLLIVGVGKSEKLSTAELRKAAGAAIRTAKTKSILDAAIVFPKLDENLDVVAASRALTEGILLADYDADTYRSEREDRSMQNIALLGDTSLRAELESGFHEGEVFAAAQNFARSLVNEPGNVLTPAELGKRAAAMCEANGLSCEVHSTEKLKELGMGAFLGVAQGSVQPPALIVMRYKPAKVANNNVVALVGKGITFDTGGISIKPADGMDKMKYDMAGAAAMIGAMQAIAALKPAVAVISVICSAENMPSGSAYKPGDVLTAMSGKTIEVMNTDAEGRLVLADGLHYAKTLGATHLINAATLTGACVVALGKLNSGLFSNDDAAVALFRNAANTTNESFWQLPCTDDYRELIKSDIADIRNTGMDRWGGAITAAMFLKEFVGETPWVHLDIAGQAWIDDARSYIAKGPSGVAVRSIVEWVRVLAQ
- a CDS encoding response regulator; the encoded protein is MTLAESTVLVVDDEPVLRMTFSALLQRMGARVLVACDGIEALQMQDSQRVDLILTDKQMPNMDGMTLLDRLRKRGILTPAIVFVNSVQPDDPKEMERLGVARTVTKPIHPQDLVHMLDEVLASIASVR
- a CDS encoding arginine--tRNA ligase translates to MYRKLKQALLETTAHVLQTKYEVTGANIATELPPNIALGEIATPVAFELAKRLRKAPKMIAAELAGELNGIDGVATVEVAGAGYLNVKLDRSAITKRIAKGEHSDIGGEGLRLVEHTSINPNKAAHVGHLRNAILGDSFARLLRKDAYKSGYPTVVQNYIDNTGVQVADVVVGLLHLEGKSPADVDALVGDLIARGERVDYYLWDLYARVSQWYDSDADQKEARKKLRLDTLHHIEEGNNEIAKVADLVATAVLERHLETMERLSIEYDFLPRESEILHLHFWEAARQLMVERGVLYLETEGKNKGCWVMRRPSAEVVEGLVEDAKVIIRSNGTVTYVGKDIAYHLWKFGLLPGRDFGYKIFREYETHPCWISTMHGETPHPHYGQAAAIYNVIDSRQNDPQANVVESLRALGYTEAAANYTHINYAMVTLTPRCAIDLGYALSDADKEKPHLEVSGRKGFGVKADDLLDRLIAAAKSEVDARHPEDPESQRQRSAEQIAVGALRYFMLKYTRNTIIAFDFRDALSFEGETGPYVQYSAVRAANILKKAGVTEHHAINDLADVDLAPYFEGETGDSLWAMWLILSRVTTIVEQAIAAAEPAIVARFAFQLAQEFNNFYHRNHVLNETDPARKKLLLATAAVASRELTRVLGWLGIDVPLSM